The Dioscorea cayenensis subsp. rotundata cultivar TDr96_F1 chromosome 7, TDr96_F1_v2_PseudoChromosome.rev07_lg8_w22 25.fasta, whole genome shotgun sequence genome includes a region encoding these proteins:
- the LOC120264683 gene encoding beta-1,2-xylosyltransferase XYXT1-like: MLNYKMAQKSRTKPANSQHDDQEPKHHKHHHVLRSIPLFLLIIYTITSMQRLLISPHPPPLLLHLDQETKNNLQADHHKQSNNLALCSSLIDGSITDVNTVLCCDRSHERTDVCYMRGKIRTDHNTSTILISGPGLDPESSIRAEIIRPYTRKWEAGIMNTIDELTLRPAPSDSSHTACDVVYAVPGVVFSTGGYTGNVYHEFNDGLIPLYITTERFKGEVVLVVLEYHSWWMTKYGSVVEKMSNYEIVDFRRDRRVHCFSELIVGLKIHGELTIDPHLMPKENKGINDFQALLNQGLTPSNPNHFMQPQVSLSLPLPQEQKPKLTIFIRNKSRVILNLKEVIRACQRVGFNVQILNPKRSTPLSEIYTALSSSQAMLAVHGAAMTHFLFMQSGSILIQIVPLGLDWPAEAYYGEPAKKLGLKYMEYKLTKHESSLSKEYDSHDPVLVNPLVITSKGWSETKKIYLEKQNVRLKIRRFSKVLARAHSHVCDTKVL, encoded by the exons ATGCTAAACTACAAAATGGCTCAAAAAAGCAGAACAAAGCCTGCAAATTCCCAACATGATGATCAAGAACCTAAGCATCACAAGCATCACCATGTCCTCCGTTCCATCCCTTTGTTTCTCCTTATCATCTACACAATCACATCCATGCAAAGACTCCTCATCTCTCCCCACCCACCTCCAT TACTTCTCCACCTTGATCAAGAAACCAAAAACAACCTCCAAGCTGATCATCATAAACAAAGTAACAACCTTGCACTATGTTCATCTCTCATTGATGGCTCGATCACCGATGTCAACACAGTTCTATGCTGTGACCGGAGCCATGAGCGAACAGACGTGTGCTACATGCGTGGAAAAATAAGAACCGATCACAACACGTCCACCATCTTAATCTCTGGTCCAGGACTAGACCCTGAAAGTTCAATACGTGCTGAAATCATTAGACCATACACAAGGAAATGGGAAGCCGGAATTATGAACACCATCGATGAGCTCACTCTTCGGCCAGCGCCAAGCGATAGCTCGCACACAGCTTGTGACGTCGTGTATGCCGTGCCCGGTGTGGTGTTTTCCACCGGAGGTTACACAGGGAACGTGTACCATGAGTTCAATGATGGGTTGATCCCTTTGTATATAACTACGGAGAGGTTTAAAGGGGAAGTGGTGTTGGTGGTGTTGGAGTATCATTCTTGGTGGATGACTAAGTATGGCAGTGTTGTTGAGAAGATGAGTAATTATGAGATTGTGGATTTTAGGAGGGATAGAAGAGTGCATTGCTTCTCTGAGTTGATTGTTGGTTTGAAGATTCATGGCGAGCTTACTATTGATCCACATCTCATGCCTAaag AAAACAAAGGAATCAATGACTTTCAAGCTCTCTTAAACCAAGGGCTCACTCCTTCAAACCCAAACCATTTCATGCAGCCACAAGTCTCACTCTCTCTCCCACTCCCTCAAGAACAAAAACCAAAGCTTACCATCTTCATCCGGAACAAGTCCAGGGTCATCCTCAACCTCAAAGAAGTAATACGTGCATGCCAACGAGTAGGCTTTAACGTCCAAATCCTCAACCCTAAAAGAAGCACACCACTCTCAGAAATATACACTGCCCTTAGCTCCTCCCAAGCCATGCTCGCCGTTCATGGCGCCGCCATGACACACTTTCTCTTCATGCAATCTGGCTCCATCCTCATCCAAATTGTACCTCTTGGGCTCGACTGGCCAGCTGAAGCCTACTATGGTGAGCCAGCAAAGAAGCTCGGCCTTAAGTATATGGAATACAAATTGACAAAGCATGAGAGTTCCCTCTCCAAAGAGTATGATAGCCATGACCCTGTTTTGGTGAATCCTTTGGTTATCACAAGCAAAGGATGGTCTGAGACCAAGAAGATCTATCTTGAGAAACAAAATGTGAGGTTGAAAATAAGAAGATTTAGTAAAGTGTTGGCTAGAGCTCACTCTCATGTTTGTGATACGAAagtattatga
- the LOC120265039 gene encoding uncharacterized protein LOC120265039, which yields MASSSSNSQAGVSGPAVPIFDGEDYDLWCLMMKTLFISQELWELVEKGFSEKEEEAKVRENKKKDAKALFFIQQALSRPILAHIASANTTNEAWTTLKKVVQGNPKVVAVKLQTLRQDFKNLRIKNTETIQNYIARVLELSNQMKGLGDTIPEAMVVGKLLRSLGSKFNHVVTAIEESKDLTKLTMEDVSGSLIAHEARLLRQVDDQVEKEEKAFNVRSEAVGVKDREKYASKGRGRGFSRGRFRGKRKRTIKREWAATRRTKEL from the coding sequence ATGGCGTCAAGTAGCAGCAACTCTCAGGCAGGAGTTTCGGGACCAGCAGTGCCCATCTTCGATGGAGAAGACTATGATTTATGGTGCCTTATGATGAAGACTCTCTTCATATCACAAGAACTTTGGGAGCTAGTTGAAAAGGGATTTtcggagaaagaagaagaagccaaggtgagagagaacaagaaaaaagatgCTAAGGCACTTTTCTTTATACAGCAAGCACTCTCTCGGCCTATCCTTGCTCACATAGCCTCAGCAAACACTACAAATGAGGCATGGACTACTTTGAAGAAGGTAGTTCAGGGAAATCCCAAGGTGGTGGCGGTCAAGCTCCAAACATTGAGGCAAGACTTCAAAAATCTCAGGATTAAGAACACTGAGACAATCCAAAACTATATTGCAAGGGTTTTGGAGCTATCAAACCAGATGAAAGGCTTGGGAGACACCATTCCTGAAGCCATGGTTGTTGGGAAGTTGCTAAGGAGCTTAGGATCCAAGTTTAATCACGTTGTTACCGCCATTGAAGAGTCCAAGGACCTCACGAAGCTCACAATGGAAGATGTGAGTGGCTCTCTAATAGCTCATGAAGCAAGGTTATTAAGGCAAGTTGATGATCAGgttgagaaagaagagaaagccTTCAATGTTAGAAGTGAAGCAGTGGGAGTCAAAGACAGAGAGAAGTATGCATCTAAAGGTCGAGGAAGAGGTTTCTCTCGAGGGAGATTCCGAGGAAAGAGGAAGAGGACGATCAAGCGAGAATGGGCAGCAACAAGGAGAACAAAGGAGTTATAA
- the LOC120265040 gene encoding uncharacterized protein LOC120265040 has translation MASSSASAPTPDISHTLLPVFRGEGYEHWSYMMKTLFRSQRLWKVIEEGISAKEPTEKELEDDAKILFLLQQPVDETILHRIVRFDSAKEAWDHIKNENQGTSRMVSVKQQTLRQRFDLLQMKEGEIVQHYITRVLSVVMRSLSSRFVHALTSIEEARDMSKVTLDELSGSLQAHESKFNQDAFVMQGDLRGGRTNWRGKGTFGGLRGRGRSGDNSRGGDQRPSIQRQQNFSESSRLGSREFGRYSRGSSSNVPNLGDYGHLFMVHNGQEMESPSIWLLDSGTSSHITGRRELFHNLDETLQHKVGLGDDKRGQLNEGGYDVNFSKNYGCIIRDGSTGRILFRI, from the exons ATGGCTTCTAGCTCAGCTTCAGCTCCAACACCAGACATATCTCATACTTTGCTACCTGTTTTCAGAGGTGAAGGTTATGAACACTGGAGTTACATGATGAAGACCTTATTTAGGTCTCAGAGGCTGTGGAAAGTGATAGAAGAGGGAATTAGTGCAAAAGAGCCAACAGAAAAGGAACTTGAAGATGATGCCAAGATTCTCTTTTTATTACAACAACCAGTAGATGAAACAATTCTACACAGAATTGTGAGGTTTGATTCAGCAAAGGAGGCTTGGGATCACATCAAAAATGAGAACCAGGGTACTTCAAGGATGGTGTCAGTTAAGCAGCAAACTTTGAGGCAAAGATTTGATCTATTGCAAATGAAGGAAGGGGAGATAGTCCAACATTATATTACAAGAGTGTTATCTGTG GTGATGAGAAGTTTATCATCAAGATTTGTGCATGCATTGACTTCAATTGAAGAGGCTAGGGACATGTCTAAAGTAACACTTGATGAATTGAGTGGCTCTCTTCAAGCACATGAGTCCAAGTTTAATCAGGATGCCTTTGTGATGCAGGGAGATTTAAGAGGTGGTAGAACTAATTGGAGAGGAAAAGGTACATTTGGAGGATTAAGAGGTAGAGGAAGATCTGGTGATAATTCAAGAGGAGGTGATCAAAGACCAAGTATACAAAGGCAACAAAATTTCAGTGAAAGTAGCAGACTTGGCTCAAGGGAATTTGGCAGATATAGCAGAG GAAGTTCTTCTAATGTACCAAATCTTGGTGATTATGGGCATTTGTTTATGGTTCATAATGGGCAAGAAATGGAGAGTCCTTCTATCTGGCTGTTGGATAGTGGGACATCTAGTCATATAACTGGAAGAAGGGAGCTCTTTCATAATTTAGATGAAACATTGCAGCATAAAGTCGGACTTGGTGATGATAAAAGAG GACAGCTTAATGAAGGTGGCTATGATGTCAATTTCAGTAAAAACTATGGGTGTATAATTAGAGATGGAAGCACTGGGAGAATTTTGTTCAGAATTTAG